From the genome of Cynocephalus volans isolate mCynVol1 chromosome 15, mCynVol1.pri, whole genome shotgun sequence:
ATCTTCATCCACAATTACAAATACCCCCAAGAACATCCTTGTCACAATAGACACTTTCCTTCGACCTACGTGTGCTCCCACATGTGTGTGCAGCTCATGCAGACTCAGCCCGTTACCAGCATAGGACCCTCTCATGTAATGAAAACGTGGAGGAGGTACCTCTGAATGTACACAAAGCCTCACATTACCTACCTTTATGTTTTTCCTGGTAAGAACTATGTAAGAAATCCAACCTCAGGGACATAGAGCAGGTATTATAAGAAATACGTTGTTCAGCATCAGGCCAAACCTGTCCTCCCACCACCTGGGCCTGGCCAGAGTCACTTCTCTGCATCCGTGTACAACAGAAATGAGAGAGGGAGGACAGGGAGGTGGCCTTCAGAAGGATGCAGTGTACACATACTTCTCCCAGAGGAGCGACTCCAGGGTGTTTGGAAGTCAGGTCTTCCACTGGTCAGACTATGAGGGACCGACCCTGAAAGGCCCCTGGGATCTGCTGCTCCCCAGGGCATATCCAACCCTTCCTTCTCCTGGAGCTGCAAGTGCTGATCCAGAATTCTCTTTCAACCCCAGAGTGGttagggaggaagggagagaaatcaCACTACCATGGGAATGTCAACCTCCTTTGCCTGGAAGAACCTGATTGGGGACCCTCTTCTGAATCCCGTAAGCAATGAAGTCTGCCACTCCGTGGGAGGGCACCCCATGGTCACCACTTCAACCCTGGGGGGAGTAGTGCTGACATCGAGGGGTGGCTATAAAAAGAACCAGGCTGGAGTGATCCTGGCCAAGGCTACCCACTGGAGCAGGTGACAGGGCTGCACCTCCTGGAGCTTCCGAGGGAGTCTGGTTTGCCCCTAGCTCCTCTTGACTTGACCCCAAATGTGTATCCCTCCGCTCCTAGAGAAGGCCCCCAAAACTCTGCCCAGTGATCCACCACGCAGAAAGGCAGAAGCACTTTTGACTTTAATAAAAACAGGCCAGTTCCCCACCCTATCTTTCTTCTCTGCCTGAGAAAAGCAGCCTTCTGGAGAGGACAAAAGTCAAGACCACCACAGGTTCTCTGTCCCCAGGGGACACAGGCTAGGAGAAGACAGGGGATTCCaaaccccccaccaccacccccgaAGGTGGCCGGAGCACTTTCTTACCAAACTCACTGGCACAGAGATGTTCAATGATGGCTTCAGATTTCAACTCGTTGTCACACGGAGGACATACAGTTGTGCCTAGGAAGGAAACAGGGCAGAAACAGAAGCTGTAAGTTAGGGGGGAAGACAATTCCTGGGGAAGAGGTCAGCCCTGGGACCAGGATGAAAGGAGTTAAAGTCTTCTGGAATTTCTGAAGGGTGACCTGAGGATCTAAAAGAAGGGCCCCAGAGCCTAGGATCCAAAGCCATACACAGGCCTACAGCTGTTGAATATGACACAACTGTTTAAACCAACACTAGCGGGGACTAGGTGTGGGCAGGTCCCGTGAATGATGACTTGTGCGCTGTTGTAGGTCCCTGGAAAAAGCTGGCTTATAAGCAAAAAAGATCTATTCTGGTTGTTTGTTTCCTGTCCTGTCTCCCTCTCCTTTAGATACCTCCCTCGGATTCCTGCctgcccctttcccctttccagtCTCCCAACAAGATAGCAGATCAATCTGAACAGCTCTCCAGAAgccaagagaaaaagaagcagtCAGACTCACAAACCCCTGCACACCCCCTTCCAAAAGGGCTGTGGCAGGAGAGCTCCTGCCAGAGCAGGAAGGAGAAtagctgggtggggtgggggaggcactAGCGCCAGCCGCCAAATGGGAGGACAACGGGGCTGGACGGCACCCTTTGGAGGCCCTTTCACAAGCGACTGTGAAGtgctttgggggagggggaggcgtACATGCCACCGGGAGGCGGATAAGCCCCTGGGGAGGGAGACTTCTGAGGCAAAGCCAGAGGCCTCCTCCGAACCAAAAAGCTGCTGAAGCAGGAGCGGTCTCAAGGAGGCAGTGGGCCTCCGGGTAAGGGCAGTGAGGAGGAGGAACGGTGGAATCCTCCGGACACTGAAGTGGCTTGTCATCGTCACCAACACTTATCAAACAACTTGGAGTGTATGGACGACCTAGGAAAGCATTAGCACACTCTAAGGGCATGCCAcaccagcacagcccaggaggccagccaggctggagctgcagagCACAGGAAAGTCACCCAAGACTCAAGCCAAGGGGACGGAAGGCCAGGCGGGGTTTGACGCATGAGCAGCCTGTGCTCCTCCTCCGTCTCCTCCTTCCTTGCCCTCTCCAGAGCGGCTTCTGTGGCAGCACCTCCCTGCCCCTGGAGCCCCGTTGCAGCTCAGACAGTGAAATGGGCAAAATCTCAAAggtggaggagaaagagggagcTGCACAGCCCTCCCAGGTGACACAGGGGTCCACAGACCCCTCGCCACTTCCAAGCAGCGTCCCCAGCAGAGACCACACCCCTGAGTCTTTACTGACAGATTCCTCTCCCACCAGTACTCTGTACCCTGGACCAGACACCCCCAGACTCCCGTCGGCAGGAAGCACACTCCAGGCAGAAGACGGCATGACTGGCCTTGGCCCAGATGCTGGAAACTTGCTTTGCATCCAGAACCTGAGGGTGGGTTCTGGAGATAGTGCTgctgacaaaggaaaaaaacttcccaggaattTTGCGGTATGGTTCTTGCTTCCatgaggagaaaaaaagggaaaggcaATCCCGCGATATGGAAAGACCATGTTACCCACACCAGGACAGTGAACTGGGCTTTGGGTTTTGACCAAACAAGTAGCAAGGCCAGGATGGTCAGAATATCACGGTGCGACCCCGTCCCCTTGGCACACTCACTGCCTCTCCTGTCACACGCAGAGCTCCCTAATCTGGTGGggagcccagggctctgccccccaCAGGGCACATCCACAGTCCCACAGGGACCCGGGCTTCAGTGCCTCTCAGGATGGGGTGGACGCTGTGTGTTTTCGAAACAGCTTTGGCTGTCCTCACAGCTGACTCTGGAGCAGCGTGAGCCAGAAACAGGAGGAATGCACACTGCAATATAATCTGTGCCTCCTCGGCACCCCTGGCCCTGCAGGCCACCTCGACAGGACAAGCCCCGCGGTCAGCCACCTGGGAGACTGAACTAAATCACTGTGCTGAGGTGtattcaaaataatgtttaaagcaaatgaacaaaaaactaaAAGGTTTTGTGCTTTATTAATGCTTATGGGGGGCAGAAGAGAAAGCCCAACCCTGGAACCAGGATtgagtaaatttttaaagatcaacatatgcacgtgcacacatgcacacatgcacgcacaggCCACCCTCCACCTCCACGCTTAGCTGAGCTGACAGTGGCCTGCCCGGCAACCTCGGAGGAAGCAGAGCGAGGCCCCCTCCCTCATGGGACCCGGGGACCCCTCCCTCACGGGGCCCGGGGACTCCTGAGGACCCCGGGGCTGCGGTCTTGAATGGGAACACGTGCCTCCTCCCAGGGCCAAGCCTCTCTTCACTGAGGGGAGAGCCAGTCTCGAGTCCCACTCCTGAGGGGTCCCTCTCACAGCTCTGTCTCTGGTCTTGGGAGGGTGGCCACCTGAGCACTCCTGGGGcagaaagcaggagagagagagagagtgcaaacgagcacagcagcagccaggggcaAGGCATCCAGGGCACAGCAAGTGTGGGTCCCCACCGTACCACAGCCTTGTGGGGGTCCTGAGCAGGCACCCCTACAGTCCCCTCTTCCCTCGGACTTCAGCCACTTTCCCCACAGCTGTTCCCAAAAGGAACAGTTCCACTGCATGTCTGCACACAGTCCCTGAAAGAGACAGCAGTGGCCACGGGGAATGGACTCCAGCTCAGTCGGGCCAAGCAGAGCTGGCCAAgcctctggggcaggaggaaggggagaagggaggtcCTGCGGGCCACAGGGACGGCGCCACAGCAGCAGGACGCCCAACGCTTTGTCTGCTCTGTGTCCTGCTCAGCAGTCCCCTCCATGCGCTGCGGTGCCTGCCCAAAGGTTAGCCCCGAGAGCAGAGGCGCCCGGCCCTGCCACTGCAGGCCCAGCCCGGCCATCCAACGTCGGGCACTTTGCagcctgccttccttccctcagATAATCAAGAGTATTCAAAATTTGGGGTGttcctttcccacccccaccccgtccTCACTCTGGGGGTGCTGGGCGTCTGCACACCCCTCTTTCAGCATCCACAGCAGTGGTTAAAGACACCGCACACTTCCGATGAGCTGAGTATGCAGCCACCTCCTGCCCGACCCCTCCTCAAAAGGCCCTCGGGAAGTCACCCTGTGCTAGCGCACCCACACCCGGGGCTTGGTCACTATCCGCGTATTTGAGAGCCCAAACTTTGCTCCCGAAGACTTCAGGGTTGGATTCACTCCTATCGAAGGCGACCGGGCTGGAGCggttttgttttcgtttttctCCTTCCCgggatttttttccttcccactgAAGAACTGCCTGTTCAGCAGGAAGGGGTTCTGACAGGGACCCCAGGCTGCTGGCCAGGCTGGTGGGAAGGACTCTAATTTGCAGAGGCCCACTCGCCACCGAGGAGATGAACACGAGCTAATTACGTTGTTATGTGTCTAATTACCTGCGGATCTGTGCAAATGAGAGACGCAGCGGGGTAggcaagggggagggagaagcaaGTCTGCAGCCCGAGAGCCCAGCGTCCATGGCCGTCTCTCCCCGGCCGTGGGCAGCAGCCCTGCGGCTACCTGGCTGCATGAGTGTGAGGAAAGAGGGTGAGAGTCCTCCTGGAGCCCACGAAAGTGAACAGGAGCTGCGCTCGGCGTCCCGGCGGCCCTCCCCGCGCTCTCTGCGCTTTGGGTCCTGCTGTTCTTGCCACTGGAGCACCCCGTCCCCGTCTGGGATGCCAGAGACCTCGGAGGGGACCCGCTGCCCTCCCCGGGGGGGAAGAGCGCTCTTTTCCCTTCGAGCCGCGGGGCTTTGTTTCAGGCAGGGCAGGGGCGAGCCTGGCTCCCCAGGGGAGCCGCTCGGGGGACCGCGCCGGGTCTCCGGGGCCGCCGTCGCCGGACCGGCTCCGCCGCGCGCCCGGCTCGCGAGAGCGCTGGGCGACACGGCGGCCACGCGGGGAGCGTCGCGCGGCTGGCGGGCCACCGCGGGCAGCGCGTCCGGACTCGGCCGGCGCGGGAGGGGGCGGCCTTACCTTGGGGCTTGGAGGCTGCGGTGGCGTTGGGCGGGGTCATGGCGATGCAGACGTCCCCCTCGGGGAACTTGTCGCACCTGAGCATCTCGGGCCAGTAGAAGCCGAAGAACTGCATGACGGGCTCGCACGAGTCGCGCACGGCCTCGCAGAGCCAGCGGCACGGGTAGATGGGCCGGTCGAGGCAGACGGGCGCGAAGAGCGAGCAGAGGAAGACCTGCGTGCCCATGTGGCAGTTCTTGTTGAGCAGGGGCACCCAGCTGCTGGCCTGCTGCTTCACCTCGGCCATGCTCTCGTGCTCCAGCAGGTTGGGCAGCACCATGCGCTGGTAGCCCACGTTGTGGCACAGCCGCAGGTCGGCCGGGATGTCCACGCACTGCGGCGGCTTGGCGTAGAAGCGGCCGCTCTGGTACGCGCCCACGTCCGACTGGAAGCTCACGTAGTCGTACTCGCCCGCCGAGCCCGCGGCCGGCAGCCCGGCGGCCAGCAGCGCCAGCAGCGCCAGCGGCGCGCCCGCCCGGGCCCCGCGCCCGCCGCCCATGCCCGCCCCGCGCTCCGGCCGCCGCGACGTCGGGGCCGCCTGCGCCGCCTCCGCGCGCGTCCCGCCGCGAACTTCCCGCAGCCCGGGACAAAAGGCGCCGTCCCAGCCCTGCCCGGCTCGGCGGCCGCGCGCTGAGCCGTCCCCGGCGGTGGCGGCCCTGGCCTGCCGCGGGAGGGCGGCGCGGGGCGGCTCCGGCGAGGCGGCGGGCTCGAGTGCGCGGGGCGCGGTGGCCGAGCCCGCGGGGTCCCCGCGCCGCAGCCAATCAGCGCCCGCCGCGGCCGCGAGCCGCACCGGGCACCACGTCAGTCACCGCGCCGCGAGCCAATCGCTCCGGCCGGAGGGCTCGCCGTGCCAGAGCCGGGCCCGGGTCAACAGCCTTCGcagacaaaaccaaaaataagtaGACGGATAAGCAggaggcggggaggggaggggacgcGAGGCGAGGCGGGAGGGGACGCGAGGCGAGGCGGGAGGGGACGCGAGGCGAGGCGGGAGGGGGCGCGAGGCGAGGCGGGAGGGGGCGCGAGGCGAGGCGGGAGGGGGCGCGAGGCGAGGCGAGGCGGGAGGGGGCGCGCGCAGGGTCGGGGGCGCGGCGGGAGGAGAAGCGGGGACCGTCAGCGGGACGCGCACACGCGCGCGAGCCACACCGAAGTCCGCTGCCCCGCGCGCTGTGCGACCCTGCTCGGGTCTGTTCTCCGAGCGACAGCACAAAGACAGGCCGCTTCCCGGCCGGCCGGAGGGCAGGGAGGCCGAGGCAGGACGTGCTGCTCTGTAATCCCTGGAGAAACGCGAGGGCCAGCCGGAGGGGGGGTTTGCGTATTCAAAGCGCAGCACCTTTCCAGGTGGGGCCCCGGAGGGTGGCCCTGGGCGACCTAGGCGGCTGTAGGTGAACGCGCTCTGGCGGGAAATATTGCTCACGAAGGTGTTACCTTTGGTAGGacagcttaaaaaaattttttttaataaaataaaaacccctATCAAACCCCAGCCCAGCCGACGGCACGTCTGTCTGTGCGTGCACGCATATGCACGTTGACATGTTTGTGGTGTCGAAAGGCAAAACATTATCAACACACGTGCACTTATCAGAGTGGCCTGTGCAAATACAAAGTCTGTCACTCAGGCACACATGCTGCGTTCAGACCCGGTGCAGCGACCTCACGTCAAAACCGAGGGTTCCCATTAAGGCAGAAGCCAAGAGGTCGGTATCAGCAGAAACAGAGCTACAACTGTCTCTCCAGCCCCTAGGAACAGAAGTCACCCTGCCACCCCCTACCTCGGAGTTCCTGGGAATACTCTGTATGTTTCCAACAGTCCCCTGAGAGGGAGGGTCAAGCTCCAGAGAGCTGGATCCCAGAGTGGGGAGAAAACAGCGAGCAGTTCCGAAGGTCACCGGGTCTCCAGTGCCTGTGTGCTGAAGTGTAGATGGAGTGAGGCCCAGGATGCTAAAAACCCTATCTGAGCGGTGTGGTGCCACCCCGTGTGGCAAATGGGCCACAGATCTTAGCGCTCAAGGCAGACACCACGGGAGGTGCTGCCTTGCCGCGCCAGCGTGTTTGTAAAGCTCTGGGGAAGCTTGCTTTGGACTCTGCAGACCTAATTTCTCCATGGCCGGATTCCAAGCAAAACGACTAGAGTTTGCAAAGAAGCAGGCCTGTTTTCTTAAAGCAATCGTGCCCATACGGAGGTTGTGATCCCACTGTGCACACAGGAAGCATCTGCAGGGCAACTCCTCTGTCACCTCCAGGTCCATAAAAGGTGCCCCCAAACCAGAGGGGTAGAATGcaggaaagagataaagaagacagAGCAAGACTTTGGATGGCCAAGGGTTAATTCCCAAACAATTGGTAAGTCTCAGCCTGAGAGGCTGGGGAAGACATTCTTCACACAGAATAGGCTGCAGGAGACCAGGCAACTTTGTCTCAATTCAAGGGGTATTTAGAGAAAAATGCTGTTTGGTAGGGGGTCCTTTTCTCTCCTCAGGCCAGGCCCTCACTTCCAAGCCAAATGTGTGTGTTTACTCACTCATTGGAAAGATTGGCATTTGGAGATAACATCCTCTCACCTCAGAATCCAGGCTTTGCTGACCCCTCACTCATATTTACACAGTTTTTCCAAATGGCAGAGGATTTGGGTCTGTCCACCATTGCTGAAATTAGTCCAGGTGACTGCACCTCCAACAGTTCTGGGAGTCTCAGTCAGGAGTAAATCTCACAAATCCATTCATGGTAGGACCTAGCCTATGTCTGTCTATCCAAAGTGACTTTGATCACCCCCAATCCCCAACTCCCCCCCATCCCCAATAGTCTTGCTGCTTTAGAGATTAGCCACAGGGAGTGTCAGTATAAATAAGACAGCAGAATCCTAAATCCAGTACATTTGTGGCTCCTCCCAATACCCAGCTGGAAAGGAAGGACTCTAGGTCTCAGTCCCACTGAGAAACTTTCGTCCACACTTGGGACTTTGGAAAATGACTGCTGCCGGTCAGTTCACATACTGTAGAACAGCACCATGCAGAACAGTCTGAAGACTTTGTATTTTAGAGATGCATATagaatttttgtcctttttcataCTGTCAAACTTTGCACTTTAAAGCCCAGTCTCTCTTACCTCTAATGgcaagaatgtgtgtgtgtgtacaggagaAAGTTCTTGAACACAGACTCTTTAAACATGCTATTGGCACGACAGAGTTCCCAGAAACCAGGGTTCCTGAGCAGAACTGTGCGGCAGGAGGCCCATCCCCCCTCCTTCTCGAATGGCTGAAATGAACAGGGGCAAAATACAGCTTTACTCTTATGTTTCTCCTTTCAACAAAGTTCTGATTTTTTCACACTGCCGATACCTGAACACTGGGAGTGCACTCCATGTTGCTTTACCACACCAGCTTGAGGAGGCATTTTTCAGTCTCCCCAATGCCCAAAGCTGACTGTCAGACCAAGCAGGGTCACCAAGGGGCCTCCCGTATGCCCACCTGTGGCCTCTTGCCACACTCAGAGCTCCTTCCTGCTCCCTCCTAGAAAAACTGGGCAGGGAGGAGCCTTCCCAGCCCATGGTTCCTATTCTGTTTCACTGTATCATCAGCGATTTTCAAGACAGCCTCCAAAGATACACTTGGCACGTTCTCCACCAGCCTGGAGCACTGCAGCAGGGCAGGAGCCATGCAGAGAAAAGCGTTCCCACCCAGAGTCAGGAAGCCCAAGGCAGGGCCTCGGCTCTGCTCCTGACCGGCCGGGTGACACGCAGGAAGCACACGCTGCCCCTGGCCTTGGCGTTCTCCTCCGTAAAGCACAGCTTTAATGCCTGTCCTGCGACCTCATGAGATGCAGGACATGAATGCTACACACCTAGTACTGTGTGAGGAACATAGTTAGGCTTTCAGTCGTCTGAATGGTTCAAAGTGGGAGTCAATGCAAGACGTCGTGATTCACAGTCGTATTCTTACCTGGCAAGCTGCTTCTGCATTCTGCCTCTGCGGGTGTGTACCCCGATCCCCTCCGATTCTTTCAATAACTGGCCTAGCCTGCTGTCTGGGCTTTGGGGATGTCTGGGAAGTATCTTAAAAAATTTGGAGTTGAAGGCAAATTCCAGCCCCCTCCCGTTCCCAGTGTAAGCATCCCTGCACACCACACTCAATGGGGGCTAGCTGGGCATCCCAGCTGCCACAGCTGGACCGTCTCACTTCTTTTGGTCACAGCAGCATGTTCAAGCTATCCACTAGAATGTTCTTCCATGCCTGAAGGGTAACTCTGCTCCCTGTCATTTCTGCTCACTAGGCCATCCGAGCATCAATTCCTGCCCTGATCAACCAGTAGTGACCTCAGGAAAACAGCCCTGAACAGTGAGGCTGTGGCCACAGTGCCTGCCGCTCCACACAGAATTACACACCTACCCACACTCCAGACAAGGCTTTGTCAAACTGGCTTGACAATTTTTATTCACTTCTGaatatatgagggaacttcaaaaagttcatggaaaaaatggattccaaataaacaaaaaatagaaactttatttctcaacataagctcaatcgaattcaagacacttttgtgaGCAGTGATACCAGCCGTTAGTCCATCTGTAAAGAACTGAGGTCCTGGGAATTAACTTtgtcagtgcagtcttttttacattattaactgaaggaaGATGTgtgtcctttaaagatttttttaagattggaAAAcgaaaagaagtcagaaggagccaaatcaggacagTAAGGTGGATGCCTAGTGAGTTACCACCAAAATTCTCACAagattgcccttgtttgatgagaggaatgagcaggagcattgtcgtggTGGAGAAGCGCTCTCTGGTGAAGCCTTCTTgggacttttttctttccttttctttgtgctAAAGCTTGGCTAGCTTTCTCAGAACACTCTCATCATAAGCAGGTGTTATTATTCTTTGGCCCTCCGGAAAGTCAACAAGCGATCTGCCTTAGAATCCCCAAAACCTGTTGCTGACCTTTATTCTTGACTGGCTGCTTTTGCTTTggctggaccacttccacctcttggtagccgtGGCTTTGGTTGTGCTTTGTCTGCaagattgtactggtaaagccaggCTTCATCTCCTGTCAAAATTCTCCGAGGAAAGCCTTCAGGATCTCGATGCCACTTgttcaaaatttccattgaaaccTCTGCTCTGTCTGCAGCTGACCTGGGTGTGACAGTTTGGGCACCCAcagagcagaaagtttgctcaactgtaatttttcagccAGAATTGTGCCAGCTGCACCAGTGAGATGTCTGTGGTATTGGCTTTGCTTCTGCTGTTAATCGTCGGTCGTCTTTAGTTAGAGCACAAACAAGATTAactttttcctcacaaattgatgtggacgGTCTGttgctgcaggcttcatcttcaacattgtctcgcCCCTTCTTAAAATAAGCTGtgcatttgtaaactgctgattctttggggcattgt
Proteins encoded in this window:
- the SFRP1 gene encoding secreted frizzled-related protein 1; the encoded protein is MGGGRGARAGAPLALLALLAAGLPAAGSAGEYDYVSFQSDVGAYQSGRFYAKPPQCVDIPADLRLCHNVGYQRMVLPNLLEHESMAEVKQQASSWVPLLNKNCHMGTQVFLCSLFAPVCLDRPIYPCRWLCEAVRDSCEPVMQFFGFYWPEMLRCDKFPEGDVCIAMTPPNATAASKPQGTTVCPPCDNELKSEAIIEHLCASEFALRMKIKEVKKENGDKKIVPKKKKALKLGPIKKKELKTLVLFLKNGADCPCHQLDNLGHQFLIMGRKVRSQYLLTAIHKWDKRNKEFRSFMRKMKSHECPTFQSVFK